Proteins from one Malania oleifera isolate guangnan ecotype guangnan chromosome 4, ASM2987363v1, whole genome shotgun sequence genomic window:
- the LOC131154297 gene encoding nuclear transcription factor Y subunit B-4 has product MVDEHDQLLPIANVGRIMKQILPPSAKISKEAKETVQECASEFICFVTGEASDKCHKENRKTINGDDICWALSTLGFDNYAEAILKYLHKYREFERERVLNHNKASSSEERGEAASEYGSDQLGKQIRGTSTTTPLEFRFIKPGQ; this is encoded by the coding sequence ATGGTCGATGAGCATGACCAGTTGCTACCAATTGCCAACGTGGGCAGGATCATGAAGCAAATCCTGCCACCAAGTGCCAAGATTTCCAAGGAAGCAAAGGAAACAGTGCAAGAATGTGCATCGGAGTTCATATGCTTTGTTACTGGGGAAGCATCTGACAAGTGTCACAAGGAGAACCGCAAGACAATTAATGGAGATGACATCTGCTGGGCACTGAGCACACTAGGTTTTGATAACTATGCTGAGGCTATATTAAAGTATTTACACAAGTATAGGGAGTTTGAAAGAGAGAGAGTACTCAACCACAACAAGGCTAGTAGTTCTGAAGAAAGAGGAGAAGCAGCATCAGAGTATGGCAGTgatcaacttgggaagcaaattcGTGGTACTAGTACTACCACTCCTTTGGAATTCAGGTTCATCAAGCCTggacaatga
- the LOC131153337 gene encoding probable methyltransferase At1g29790 isoform X1 → MGRLCFPKCRLSRIMGLTQIVLGGLVIMVSILNLFRFYSAGFFMRTEDVCNHFRGPKDAYEGFNIQVLADRVEEVLAKMENLQDKLEATVQQMEKDKDVMDKTNISRLEYKKFLEEEVIHPLYSAHIALRQIRLPKVEGIGNSTVKEEPLINYFIIEEIRKYISPKENRLGKINIYGTERIYNTIGHACVLLKKELEEYMDYDIGSYCKDDWSLAQKLMIKGCDPLPRRRCLTRASKLYHKPYPINESLWKLPDGRNVRWSHYQCRNFECLSSKNPKRGYSKCTGCFEMGKEMLKWVTNSSLPIDFLIRDVLAIKPGEMRIGLDFGVGTGSFAARMREQNVTIISTALNLGAPFNEMIALRGLLPLYVTLNQRLPFFDNTMDLIHTAGFMDGWIDLQMLDFILYDWDRILRPGGLLWIDRFFCDRKDLDDFMYMFLQFRYKKHKWAISPKSKDEVYLSALLEKPPRSL, encoded by the coding sequence ATGGGGAGGTTATGCTTTCCAAAATGTAGGTTGTCAAGAATAATGGGTTTGACTCAAATTGTACTGGGAGGGCTTGTCATAATGGTAAGCATTTTGAATCTCTTTAGATTCTACTCTGCCGGCTTTTTCATGCGCACTGAGGATGTATGCAACCACTTTCGTGGGCCGAAGGATGCTTATGAAGGTTTCAATATACAAGTTTTAGCTGATCGGGTTGAGGAGGTGCTTGCGAAGATGGAAAACTTGCAGGACAAGCTCGAGGCCACCGTGCAACAAATGGAGAAGGACAAAGATGTTATGGATAAAACTAACATTTCGAGATTGGAGTACAAGAAGTTTTTAGAAGAGGAGGTTATTCATCCTCTCTATAGTGCCCACATTGCTCTTAGACAGATCCGATTGCCAAAGGTGGAAGGGATCGGAAACTCAACAGTGAAGGAGGAACCTTTGATTAATTACTTCATTATAGAGGAGATAAGGAAGTACATAAGCCCAAAAGAGAATCGACTTGGGAAGATCAATATATATGGAACAGAGAGGATATACAACACAATAGGGCATGCATGTGTGCTATTGAAGAAAGAACTGGAGGAGTACATGGACTATGACATTGGATCTTATTGCAAAGATGACTGGAGCTTAGCCCAGAAACTGATGATTAAAGGATGCGATCCTTTGCCCCGGAGGCGGTGCTTGACAAGAGCCTCTAAGCTCTATCACAAGCCTTACCCGATCAATGAGTCACTGTGGAAATTGCCCGATGGCAGAAATGTGAGGTGGAGCCATTACCAGTGCAGGAATTTCGAGTGTTTGTCTAGCAAGAATCCAAAGCGGGGCTACTCCAAGTGTACTGGTTGCTTTGAAATGGGGAAGGAAATGCTTAAATGGGTCACCAACAGCTCACTTCCTATTGATTTCCTGATCCGTGATGTTTTAGCCATCAAGCCTGGGGAGATGAGGATTGGTTTGGACTTTGGTGTTGGTACAGGGAGTTTTGCTGCAAGGATGAGAGAGCAAAATGTTACAATTATCTCAACAGCTCTTAATCTAGGAGCTCCTTTCAATGAGATGATTGCCCTAAGAGGCTTGCTTCCTCTGTATGTGACATTAAATCAACGCCTCCCATTCTTTGACAACACAATGGACTTGATTCATACAGCTGGGTTTATGGATGGCTGGATTGACCTGCAAATGCTGGATTTTATCCTATATGATTGGGATCGGATTTTAAGGCCGGGTGGCTTGTTATGGATTGACCGGTTCTTTTGTGATCGGAAGGATCTGGATGACTTCATGTACATGTTTCTGCAGTTCAGGTACAAGAAACACAAGTGGGCTATTTCTCCCAAATCAAAGGATGAGGTCTATCTTTCTGCATTATTAGAGAAACCTCCTAGATCTTTGTAA
- the LOC131153337 gene encoding probable methyltransferase At1g29790 isoform X2, producing the protein MLSKIFYSAGFFMRTEDVCNHFRGPKDAYEGFNIQVLADRVEEVLAKMENLQDKLEATVQQMEKDKDVMDKTNISRLEYKKFLEEEVIHPLYSAHIALRQIRLPKVEGIGNSTVKEEPLINYFIIEEIRKYISPKENRLGKINIYGTERIYNTIGHACVLLKKELEEYMDYDIGSYCKDDWSLAQKLMIKGCDPLPRRRCLTRASKLYHKPYPINESLWKLPDGRNVRWSHYQCRNFECLSSKNPKRGYSKCTGCFEMGKEMLKWVTNSSLPIDFLIRDVLAIKPGEMRIGLDFGVGTGSFAARMREQNVTIISTALNLGAPFNEMIALRGLLPLYVTLNQRLPFFDNTMDLIHTAGFMDGWIDLQMLDFILYDWDRILRPGGLLWIDRFFCDRKDLDDFMYMFLQFRYKKHKWAISPKSKDEVYLSALLEKPPRSL; encoded by the exons ATGCTTTCCAAAAT ATTCTACTCTGCCGGCTTTTTCATGCGCACTGAGGATGTATGCAACCACTTTCGTGGGCCGAAGGATGCTTATGAAGGTTTCAATATACAAGTTTTAGCTGATCGGGTTGAGGAGGTGCTTGCGAAGATGGAAAACTTGCAGGACAAGCTCGAGGCCACCGTGCAACAAATGGAGAAGGACAAAGATGTTATGGATAAAACTAACATTTCGAGATTGGAGTACAAGAAGTTTTTAGAAGAGGAGGTTATTCATCCTCTCTATAGTGCCCACATTGCTCTTAGACAGATCCGATTGCCAAAGGTGGAAGGGATCGGAAACTCAACAGTGAAGGAGGAACCTTTGATTAATTACTTCATTATAGAGGAGATAAGGAAGTACATAAGCCCAAAAGAGAATCGACTTGGGAAGATCAATATATATGGAACAGAGAGGATATACAACACAATAGGGCATGCATGTGTGCTATTGAAGAAAGAACTGGAGGAGTACATGGACTATGACATTGGATCTTATTGCAAAGATGACTGGAGCTTAGCCCAGAAACTGATGATTAAAGGATGCGATCCTTTGCCCCGGAGGCGGTGCTTGACAAGAGCCTCTAAGCTCTATCACAAGCCTTACCCGATCAATGAGTCACTGTGGAAATTGCCCGATGGCAGAAATGTGAGGTGGAGCCATTACCAGTGCAGGAATTTCGAGTGTTTGTCTAGCAAGAATCCAAAGCGGGGCTACTCCAAGTGTACTGGTTGCTTTGAAATGGGGAAGGAAATGCTTAAATGGGTCACCAACAGCTCACTTCCTATTGATTTCCTGATCCGTGATGTTTTAGCCATCAAGCCTGGGGAGATGAGGATTGGTTTGGACTTTGGTGTTGGTACAGGGAGTTTTGCTGCAAGGATGAGAGAGCAAAATGTTACAATTATCTCAACAGCTCTTAATCTAGGAGCTCCTTTCAATGAGATGATTGCCCTAAGAGGCTTGCTTCCTCTGTATGTGACATTAAATCAACGCCTCCCATTCTTTGACAACACAATGGACTTGATTCATACAGCTGGGTTTATGGATGGCTGGATTGACCTGCAAATGCTGGATTTTATCCTATATGATTGGGATCGGATTTTAAGGCCGGGTGGCTTGTTATGGATTGACCGGTTCTTTTGTGATCGGAAGGATCTGGATGACTTCATGTACATGTTTCTGCAGTTCAGGTACAAGAAACACAAGTGGGCTATTTCTCCCAAATCAAAGGATGAGGTCTATCTTTCTGCATTATTAGAGAAACCTCCTAGATCTTTGTAA